The Candidatus Koribacter versatilis Ellin345 genome has a segment encoding these proteins:
- a CDS encoding serine hydrolase — protein sequence MRCFRTLAFILLLSSAALAQLTPSDLDAYVERARKVFDTPGIAVAIVKDGRLVFAKGYGVKKLGDPAPVTENTLFGIGSNTKAFSAATIATLVDEGKLSWDDKVSEKLPGFAMYDPYASHEMTVRDLLCHRSGLGLGEGDMLLWPRTTYTRAEIVQRIRYMKPAYSFRSKYAYSNLMFITAGELTAAVTGKSWEESVRERIFQPLGMNSSNFSNADLKPGADFAWPHSRNESKMTVDAMENKDTISSAGAINSSVSDLAKWMMAQLNQGKLPNGDKRLFSEKQWQEMWSPQTIVPTENSTGPLAALNTDFSAYGLGWGLREYHGHKLVGHSGGLMGFLTRVLMVPDQNLGVVVLTNTDTSDGPMNAIAYHIVDSYLGITGNDWIAAWKSADEKSQHDADETMKKAATERVASSGPSLPLAKYAGAYRDAWYGPATIAMKDGKLTFTLDRSQNATGELTPWQHDTFKLHWALEDAYVTFALNPDGTIHHFTMLPVSPLADFSYDYQDLYFTPGK from the coding sequence ATGCGATGCTTCCGGACTCTCGCTTTCATCCTTCTCCTCTCCTCCGCGGCCCTGGCGCAACTCACTCCCTCCGATCTCGACGCCTACGTCGAACGCGCCCGTAAGGTCTTCGATACTCCCGGCATCGCCGTTGCCATCGTCAAGGACGGCCGCCTCGTCTTCGCCAAAGGTTACGGCGTTAAAAAACTCGGTGATCCCGCGCCCGTCACCGAGAACACCCTCTTCGGCATCGGCTCCAACACCAAGGCCTTCAGCGCCGCCACGATCGCAACCCTCGTCGACGAAGGCAAACTCTCGTGGGACGATAAAGTCTCCGAAAAGCTCCCCGGCTTCGCCATGTACGATCCCTACGCTTCGCACGAAATGACAGTGCGCGACCTGCTCTGCCATCGCAGCGGACTCGGCCTCGGCGAGGGGGACATGCTTCTCTGGCCGCGCACCACGTACACCCGCGCTGAAATCGTGCAGCGCATCCGTTACATGAAGCCGGCCTACAGCTTCCGCAGCAAGTACGCCTATAGCAATCTGATGTTCATCACCGCCGGTGAACTCACGGCGGCAGTCACCGGCAAGTCGTGGGAAGAGTCGGTTCGCGAGCGCATCTTCCAACCGCTCGGCATGAATTCCAGTAACTTCAGCAACGCCGATCTCAAACCCGGCGCAGACTTCGCATGGCCGCATTCGCGCAACGAAAGCAAGATGACCGTTGACGCCATGGAGAACAAAGACACCATCAGCTCCGCTGGCGCCATTAACTCTTCCGTCTCCGACCTCGCGAAGTGGATGATGGCGCAACTCAATCAAGGCAAGCTACCGAACGGCGACAAGCGCCTCTTCAGCGAAAAGCAATGGCAAGAGATGTGGTCGCCCCAAACCATCGTGCCCACGGAGAACAGCACCGGCCCGCTCGCCGCCCTGAACACCGACTTCTCTGCCTACGGTCTCGGTTGGGGCCTGCGGGAATATCACGGCCACAAACTCGTCGGACACTCCGGCGGTCTCATGGGCTTCCTCACCCGCGTCCTCATGGTCCCCGATCAGAACCTCGGTGTCGTCGTCCTCACCAACACCGACACCTCCGACGGCCCCATGAACGCCATCGCCTACCACATCGTCGATTCCTACTTGGGCATCACCGGCAACGACTGGATCGCCGCCTGGAAATCTGCTGACGAAAAATCGCAGCACGACGCCGACGAAACCATGAAGAAAGCCGCCACCGAACGCGTCGCCAGTTCAGGCCCCTCGCTCCCGCTCGCGAAATACGCCGGAGCCTATCGTGACGCCTGGTACGGTCCCGCGACCATCGCCATGAAGGACGGCAAGCTCACCTTCACCCTCGACCGCTCCCAGAATGCCACTGGCGAACTCACCCCGTGGCAGCACGACACCTTCAAACTCCACTGGGCTCTAGAAGATGCCTACGTCACCTTCGCGCTGAACCCCGACGGCACCATCCACCACTTCACCATGCTGCCAGTCTCGCCCCTCGCGGATTTCAGTTACGACTACCAGGACCTGTACTTCACGCCAGGCAAATGA
- a CDS encoding Mrp/NBP35 family ATP-binding protein codes for MSHSHSHPHAEPQGPQPLPGVNAIITVGSGKGGVGKTTLSVNLAVALARMGHKVGLLDADVYGPNVPLMLGTQEAPQVIGENRILPAERYGLRVISVGLLNPGDKPLVWRGPMLHSIIRQFISQVEWGALDYLIVDLPPGTGDVAISLIQTVPVTGAIVVTTPSDVSLQDARKAIEMFKQVKVDILGLVENMSFFVCPHCNHEIDIFSKGGGEHTARQFSLPFLGRIELDPDIRKGGDSGHPIVLEGESNPHAKSIFAFAREVEKRVKEIREADGGSVVEIS; via the coding sequence GTGTCTCATTCGCACTCGCACCCGCATGCTGAACCGCAAGGACCGCAACCGCTTCCCGGCGTGAACGCCATCATCACTGTTGGCTCCGGCAAAGGTGGAGTAGGGAAGACCACGCTCTCCGTTAACCTCGCGGTCGCCCTCGCGCGCATGGGACACAAAGTCGGCCTCCTCGACGCCGACGTCTACGGCCCCAACGTTCCGCTCATGCTCGGCACCCAGGAAGCCCCGCAGGTCATCGGCGAGAACCGCATCCTCCCCGCCGAGCGCTACGGCCTCCGCGTCATCTCCGTCGGCCTACTCAACCCCGGCGACAAGCCGCTCGTGTGGCGCGGCCCCATGCTCCACTCCATCATTCGCCAGTTCATCTCGCAAGTGGAATGGGGTGCACTCGACTACCTCATCGTTGATCTGCCTCCCGGCACCGGCGACGTCGCCATCTCCCTCATCCAAACCGTGCCCGTCACCGGCGCCATCGTCGTCACGACGCCGTCGGATGTCTCGCTGCAAGATGCGCGCAAGGCCATCGAGATGTTCAAGCAGGTCAAGGTCGACATCCTCGGCCTAGTCGAGAACATGAGCTTCTTCGTCTGCCCGCACTGCAACCACGAGATCGACATCTTCTCCAAAGGCGGCGGCGAACATACCGCGCGCCAATTCAGCCTCCCGTTCCTGGGCCGCATCGAACTCGATCCCGACATCCGCAAAGGCGGCGACTCCGGTCACCCCATCGTCCTCGAAGGCGAATCGAACCCGCACGCCAAATCCATCTTCGCCTTCGCCCGCGAAGTCGAAAAACGCGTGAAAGAAATCCGCGAAGCCGATGGTGGCAGTGTCGTCGAGATCAGCTAA
- a CDS encoding glycoside hydrolase family 27 protein, with translation MKRAIFVALIFSAVSCAQTELAPTPPMGWNSWNSYGQTISEADVRATADVMAQKLKAFGWQYVVIDEGWYVLKPGGDAKLYQFRMDENGRFLPAESRFPSAKDDGMKAIADYVHSLGLKFGIHVIRGIPREAVAKNLPIAGSSFHAAEAADTSDVCPWNAYNYGLKDNAAGQAYYDSIAKLYASWGVDFIKIDCISSHPYKGAEIRMISEALHKSGRAMVLSLSPGPTPLEKADEVAKYAEMWRISDDFWDHWGVWKGHEWSQGLKAQFENAAKWSAHQTPGHRPDNDMLPLGYLGPHPGEGEVRNTQFTADEQKTLMTLWAISRSPLMMGGNLTKMDEATLGVLTNKSVIALDQQSHNGKQVINDGNTVVWFAEGLSPIAGYVAVFNISDREQSVKYSWKELGLAEGARVARDVWAERSLGKQEGVNLKLAPHACVLYQLSLLK, from the coding sequence ATGAAACGAGCGATATTTGTCGCACTCATTTTCTCCGCTGTTTCGTGCGCGCAGACAGAGCTTGCCCCGACACCGCCTATGGGGTGGAACAGCTGGAACTCCTACGGGCAGACGATCTCGGAGGCCGACGTGCGCGCCACTGCCGATGTGATGGCGCAGAAGCTGAAAGCCTTCGGATGGCAGTACGTGGTGATTGATGAAGGCTGGTATGTGCTGAAGCCGGGCGGCGACGCGAAGCTGTACCAGTTCCGGATGGATGAGAACGGGCGCTTTCTTCCGGCGGAGAGCCGCTTCCCTTCCGCGAAGGACGACGGCATGAAGGCGATTGCGGATTACGTACATTCGCTCGGGCTGAAGTTTGGGATCCATGTGATTCGCGGGATCCCGCGCGAGGCGGTGGCGAAGAATTTGCCGATCGCGGGGAGTTCGTTTCATGCGGCGGAGGCGGCGGATACGAGCGATGTGTGTCCGTGGAATGCGTACAACTACGGGCTGAAGGACAACGCCGCGGGGCAGGCCTATTACGACAGCATTGCGAAGCTGTATGCGAGCTGGGGCGTGGACTTCATCAAGATTGATTGCATTTCGTCGCACCCATACAAGGGCGCGGAGATACGGATGATCAGCGAGGCGCTGCATAAGAGCGGGCGTGCGATGGTGCTGAGCCTGTCGCCGGGGCCGACGCCGCTGGAGAAGGCCGATGAGGTCGCGAAGTACGCGGAGATGTGGCGCATCTCGGATGACTTCTGGGACCACTGGGGCGTGTGGAAGGGACATGAGTGGTCTCAAGGATTGAAGGCGCAATTCGAGAATGCGGCGAAGTGGAGCGCGCATCAGACGCCGGGACATCGGCCCGACAATGACATGCTGCCGTTGGGATATCTGGGGCCGCATCCGGGTGAAGGCGAGGTCAGGAATACGCAGTTCACGGCGGATGAGCAGAAGACGCTGATGACGCTGTGGGCGATTTCGCGGTCGCCGCTGATGATGGGCGGGAACTTGACGAAGATGGATGAGGCGACGCTGGGAGTGCTGACGAATAAGTCCGTCATAGCGCTTGACCAGCAGTCTCACAACGGCAAGCAAGTGATCAACGATGGGAATACTGTGGTTTGGTTCGCGGAGGGCTTGTCTCCGATCGCTGGATACGTTGCTGTGTTTAACATTTCTGATCGCGAGCAGTCCGTGAAGTATTCGTGGAAGGAACTTGGTTTAGCGGAGGGAGCACGCGTTGCGCGAGATGTTTGGGCGGAACGTTCTTTGGGGAAACAGGAGGGCGTTAACCTGAAGCTTGCGCCCCACGCGTGTGTGCTGTACCAGCTGTCATTGTTGAAATAG
- a CDS encoding beta and gamma crystallin produces the protein MGLRRIAFALFLLFGLSLPLLAQGPPPRDGACFYREENFRGRSFCVPVGESVDRFTDGFDNGVYSVQVFGRAEVIAFNYFGFTGVFTRLEGSVPNLHTISVSDDRSKSWAGRISSVQVNFRHGGFRPLPPPSWGRPEVPRSGACFYHNPGFQGDYFCMSAGESYESLPGGFNDSISSIRVFGGGEIVAFNDPGFGGLRIHFRGDVQDLSRWRTQDNPYKNWNNRISSIQVLGAGWKGGTWYPGGPR, from the coding sequence ATGGGTCTACGTCGCATCGCGTTCGCATTGTTTCTGCTCTTCGGGCTGTCTCTGCCATTACTCGCACAAGGACCGCCGCCCCGTGATGGCGCCTGCTTCTATCGCGAAGAAAACTTCCGTGGCCGCTCCTTCTGCGTCCCCGTCGGAGAGTCCGTAGATCGCTTCACTGACGGCTTCGACAACGGCGTCTACTCCGTCCAGGTCTTCGGCCGCGCTGAAGTCATCGCCTTCAACTATTTCGGATTCACCGGCGTCTTCACGCGCCTCGAGGGCAGCGTCCCCAACCTTCACACCATCTCCGTATCCGACGATCGCTCCAAGAGCTGGGCCGGCCGCATCAGCTCCGTGCAGGTCAACTTCCGCCACGGCGGATTCCGTCCGCTGCCTCCGCCCTCCTGGGGACGCCCGGAGGTCCCCCGCTCCGGCGCCTGCTTCTATCACAACCCCGGATTCCAGGGCGATTACTTCTGCATGTCCGCGGGTGAGAGTTACGAATCGTTGCCCGGCGGCTTCAACGACTCCATCTCCAGCATCCGCGTCTTCGGTGGCGGCGAAATCGTCGCCTTCAACGACCCTGGCTTCGGAGGACTCCGTATTCACTTCCGGGGCGATGTCCAGGACCTCTCGCGCTGGCGCACCCAGGACAATCCCTACAAGAACTGGAACAACCGCATCTCGTCCATCCAGGTCCTGGGCGCCGGCTGGAAGGGCGGCACGTGGTACCCCGGCGGCCCCAGATAA
- the cydB gene encoding cytochrome d ubiquinol oxidase subunit II: protein MPTLWFCIVAVMVAAYVVLDGFDLGAGVLHLFVARTDEERRLIIRSIGPVWDGNEVWLLSAGGTLYFAFPQLYASGFSGFYLPLMMVLWLLMGRAIGIEFRTHIQSDVWKGFFDVVFSLSSLLLTIFFGAALGNVIRGVPLGEDRYFFEPLWTNWRVGPHPGILDWYTVLCGVIAAVTLTAHGAFYVASKTEGDLNQRCRKTAAVLWPVQVLLTIVSLIATTSIRPEVLANYKRWPVGWLIPILVVATLGGMFVFRKKGNDKAAFVSSALYITVMLVGAVFALYPTVLPASTNPDWSLTIQNASAPTYGLTIGLVWWSIGMVFTVGYFVFVYRMFRGKVSLSDGSDHGY, encoded by the coding sequence ATGCCGACACTCTGGTTTTGCATTGTGGCGGTCATGGTCGCCGCCTACGTCGTACTCGATGGCTTCGATCTCGGTGCCGGCGTGCTGCATCTCTTCGTCGCTCGCACTGACGAAGAACGCCGCCTGATCATCCGCAGCATCGGCCCCGTATGGGATGGCAATGAAGTCTGGCTGCTCTCCGCCGGAGGCACGCTCTACTTCGCCTTCCCGCAGCTCTACGCCTCGGGCTTCAGCGGCTTCTACCTTCCGCTCATGATGGTGCTCTGGCTGCTCATGGGTCGCGCCATCGGCATCGAGTTCCGCACCCACATCCAAAGTGACGTCTGGAAAGGTTTCTTCGACGTCGTCTTCTCGCTCTCCAGCCTTCTGCTGACGATCTTCTTTGGCGCCGCTCTCGGCAATGTCATCCGCGGCGTCCCCCTCGGCGAAGACCGCTACTTCTTTGAGCCGCTCTGGACCAACTGGCGCGTCGGCCCGCATCCCGGCATTCTTGATTGGTACACGGTGCTGTGCGGCGTCATCGCCGCCGTAACGCTTACCGCGCATGGCGCGTTCTATGTCGCCTCGAAGACCGAAGGCGACTTGAACCAGCGCTGCCGCAAGACTGCCGCTGTCCTGTGGCCTGTGCAGGTGCTCCTCACCATCGTCAGCCTCATCGCCACGACCTCTATCCGTCCGGAAGTCTTGGCGAATTACAAACGCTGGCCCGTGGGATGGCTCATCCCCATCCTCGTGGTTGCGACCCTCGGCGGAATGTTCGTCTTCCGCAAGAAGGGCAACGACAAGGCTGCGTTCGTCTCCTCAGCTCTCTACATCACTGTCATGCTCGTCGGCGCCGTCTTCGCGCTCTATCCAACGGTCCTGCCAGCGAGCACCAATCCCGACTGGAGCCTCACCATTCAAAACGCCTCCGCACCGACGTATGGCCTCACCATCGGTCTTGTGTGGTGGTCAATCGGCATGGTCTTCACCGTCGGCTACTTCGTGTTCGTCTACCGCATGTTCCGAGGCAAAGTAAGCCTGAGCGACGGCAGCGACCACGGCTATTGA
- a CDS encoding cytochrome ubiquinol oxidase subunit I: MMDSALLVHRLHFAFTVTFHYLFPMLTMGLAPLIVALKTMHLWKKDEAYARAARFWAKIFGINFVIGVVTGIPMEFQFGTNWSHFSRFAGGVIGQTLAMEGMFAFFLESSFLGLFLYGEKRLSPKMHWFAALMVFAGSWLSGYFIICTDAWMQHPVGYAVAADGSVAVSSFWSLVLNPWAIWQYAHNMCGAAICGAFVMTALGAYYLLSKQHVEQAKIFMKTGIVSGLFFSFMVMGPTGDKQGRYVTEYQPATLAAMEALWETQPGADLVIIGQPNQEEKKIDNPIVVPKMLSFLTYRAWEAEVKGLDSFPKEDQPENVPLLYYAYHIMVGLGTIFLAVMVVAAFLWWRGALWNARWMQWILLLAFPLPYIANTAGWMTAELGRQPWLVYGLLRTAQGYSKSVSAGNAWFTLLGFMGMYTILGILFLFLVRREIEHGPEAPPDPTQPLVAANPILKGAH; encoded by the coding sequence ATGATGGATAGTGCTCTTCTCGTCCACCGCCTGCATTTTGCGTTCACGGTGACGTTTCACTACCTCTTTCCCATGCTCACCATGGGCCTTGCGCCGCTGATCGTCGCGCTCAAGACCATGCACCTGTGGAAGAAGGACGAAGCGTACGCCCGTGCCGCCCGCTTCTGGGCGAAGATTTTCGGAATCAACTTCGTGATCGGTGTCGTCACCGGCATCCCGATGGAATTTCAGTTCGGCACCAACTGGTCGCATTTCTCGCGCTTCGCCGGAGGCGTCATCGGCCAGACCCTCGCCATGGAAGGCATGTTCGCCTTCTTCCTCGAGTCCAGCTTCCTCGGTCTCTTCCTCTACGGCGAGAAGCGCCTGAGCCCCAAGATGCACTGGTTCGCGGCCCTCATGGTCTTTGCAGGATCGTGGCTCTCCGGCTACTTCATCATTTGCACCGACGCCTGGATGCAGCACCCCGTCGGCTACGCCGTTGCCGCTGATGGCTCCGTCGCCGTGAGTAGTTTCTGGAGCCTGGTTCTGAATCCTTGGGCGATTTGGCAATATGCCCACAACATGTGCGGTGCCGCGATCTGCGGCGCCTTCGTCATGACCGCGCTTGGCGCCTACTATCTCCTGAGCAAACAACACGTCGAGCAGGCGAAGATTTTCATGAAGACCGGCATCGTCTCCGGCCTCTTCTTCTCCTTCATGGTGATGGGCCCCACCGGCGACAAGCAGGGCCGTTACGTCACCGAATACCAGCCCGCAACTCTCGCCGCCATGGAAGCCCTCTGGGAAACCCAGCCCGGTGCGGATTTGGTCATCATCGGCCAGCCGAACCAGGAAGAGAAGAAGATCGATAACCCGATCGTTGTCCCGAAAATGTTGAGCTTCCTCACCTACCGCGCGTGGGAAGCCGAAGTCAAAGGCCTCGATTCATTCCCGAAAGAAGATCAACCGGAGAACGTTCCGCTCCTGTATTACGCCTACCACATCATGGTTGGCCTCGGGACCATCTTCCTCGCGGTCATGGTCGTCGCCGCGTTCCTCTGGTGGCGCGGTGCGCTCTGGAATGCGAGATGGATGCAGTGGATCCTGCTGCTCGCGTTCCCGCTGCCCTACATCGCCAACACCGCCGGCTGGATGACCGCCGAACTTGGCCGCCAACCGTGGCTTGTCTACGGTCTTCTGCGCACGGCGCAAGGCTACTCGAAATCGGTCTCTGCCGGGAACGCATGGTTCACATTGCTAGGCTTCATGGGCATGTACACCATCCTAGGGATCCTCTTCCTCTTCCTCGTTCGTCGCGAAATCGAGCACGGCCCGGAAGCTCCACCCGATCCGACGCAGCCGCTTGTGGCAGCGAATCCGATCCTGAAGGGGGCGCACTAA
- a CDS encoding acyl-CoA thioesterase, with translation MTTENLHPKPVRDSASEMVEIVLPNDANPLGHLLGGRLMHWIDISGALAAHRHCRNYVVTASIDHLDFLVPVQVGDLVVFQSSVNRAFNTSMEIGVKVLVENYIASTRQHVSSAYLTFVAVDRHGRKLPVPQVIPETEDEKRRYEGALRRREARKSELEHRKAARAKKA, from the coding sequence ATGACCACCGAAAACCTTCATCCCAAGCCAGTGCGCGATTCCGCCTCCGAAATGGTGGAGATCGTCCTCCCCAACGATGCCAACCCACTCGGCCATCTTCTCGGCGGCCGCCTCATGCACTGGATTGATATCTCCGGCGCGCTCGCTGCGCACCGCCACTGCCGCAACTACGTCGTCACCGCCTCCATCGACCACCTCGATTTCCTAGTCCCCGTACAGGTCGGCGATCTGGTTGTCTTCCAATCGTCCGTAAATCGTGCGTTCAACACGTCTATGGAGATCGGCGTCAAAGTTCTGGTCGAGAACTACATCGCCTCCACCCGCCAGCACGTCAGCTCGGCCTACCTCACGTTCGTCGCCGTGGATCGCCACGGACGAAAGCTCCCGGTTCCGCAAGTCATCCCTGAGACCGAAGACGAGAAGCGCCGCTACGAAGGTGCCCTGCGCCGCCGCGAAGCCCGCAAAAGCGAACTAGAGCACCGCAAAGCCGCCCGCGCCAAAAAGGCCTAG
- a CDS encoding tetratricopeptide repeat protein has protein sequence MDRIAMLKEILEGSPDDAFARYGLALEIAKTGDVDGALREFQTILDKKPEYVPAYQMGAQTLIEAGRLDEARAMLETGIAVAVRVGNQHARNEMEGMLVDCG, from the coding sequence ATGGATCGGATTGCAATGTTGAAAGAAATACTTGAGGGTTCCCCGGACGACGCCTTCGCGCGCTATGGGCTGGCCTTGGAGATCGCCAAGACGGGCGATGTGGATGGGGCGCTACGCGAGTTTCAGACCATCCTCGATAAGAAACCGGAGTATGTGCCGGCCTACCAGATGGGAGCGCAGACGCTGATTGAAGCCGGACGTCTGGACGAGGCGCGCGCGATGTTGGAGACGGGAATCGCGGTGGCGGTGCGTGTGGGGAACCAGCATGCGCGGAATGAGATGGAAGGGATGCTGGTGGATTGCGGGTAG
- a CDS encoding SDR family NAD(P)-dependent oxidoreductase, translating into MKLKDQIAVITGGSMGIGEAIAKLFVNEGAKVVLCSREAARCEEARQRIGHPEQTVALACDVRNRASIDALIMAVLARFGRIDIWINNAGYGLLDSTENLDLTAARELFDTNLWGAVQGMQAVIPAMQRQRSGVIANVSSAAGYIGVPYMPAYCASKHALNAISHTSRLELDQYGIAIVSVCPGYVQTEFGKNAVKGSDSRRVGGSTKHGITADRVARAVLRGCVKKSREIVVPWYYRPLFVTYSMWPGLIETMLRKSVRKI; encoded by the coding sequence ATGAAACTGAAAGACCAGATTGCAGTCATTACCGGCGGTTCCATGGGCATCGGCGAGGCCATCGCCAAGCTCTTCGTCAACGAAGGTGCGAAGGTGGTTCTCTGTTCCCGCGAAGCCGCCCGCTGCGAAGAGGCCCGCCAGCGCATCGGCCATCCCGAGCAGACAGTCGCCTTAGCCTGCGACGTCCGCAACCGCGCCAGCATCGATGCGCTCATCATGGCAGTCCTTGCGAGGTTCGGCCGCATCGACATCTGGATCAACAACGCCGGCTACGGCCTCCTCGACTCCACCGAGAACCTCGACCTCACCGCCGCGCGCGAACTCTTCGACACCAACCTCTGGGGCGCCGTCCAAGGCATGCAGGCCGTCATCCCAGCAATGCAGCGCCAGCGCTCCGGCGTCATCGCCAACGTCTCCAGCGCCGCCGGATACATCGGTGTCCCCTACATGCCCGCCTACTGCGCCAGCAAGCACGCCCTCAACGCGATAAGTCACACCAGTCGCCTCGAACTCGACCAATATGGAATCGCGATCGTGAGCGTCTGCCCCGGCTACGTGCAAACCGAGTTCGGCAAAAACGCGGTGAAGGGAAGCGACAGCCGTCGCGTCGGCGGATCCACAAAACACGGCATTACCGCCGACCGCGTAGCCCGCGCGGTGTTAAGGGGATGCGTGAAGAAATCGCGAGAGATCGTAGTCCCGTGGTACTACCGCCCACTATTCGTGACGTATTCAATGTGGCCAGGATTGATTGAGACGATGCTGCGGAAGAGCGTTCGCAAGATCTAG
- a CDS encoding sigma 54-interacting transcriptional regulator, with product MSSLPETLGQLRKSSFSEPRLARRRVKDELRENLLDRLRQGGNIFPGIVGYEDTVTPQVVNALLSRHNFILLGLRGQAKSRILRALTSLLDAETPYLAGCEIHDNPYDPICRRCKDMIKSFGDDAPIAWLSAEERYVEKLATPDVTIADLIGDIDPIKAAKQGFTLASELTVHYGLLPRANRGIFAINELPDLAGKIQVGLFNIMQEGDVQIKGYPIRLPLDVALVFSANPEDYTARGKIITPLKDRIGSEIRTHYPSTVEEGISITQQEAWTRRDGTRIHIPSYIHEIVEQIAFVARDDKRVDKRSGVSQRLPISTVENVLSNAERRALRSGEHTVVPRVADIYAALPAITGKLELEYEGEIKGADAIAREVIRTAIAKTYDRYFQGNNNHLKQVVQYFDLGGEVQMLDTAPAEEVLESMKNIQGLMEKIENVGAKTSDAPELQASAAEFILEGLHAHKRIGRTEERKFTAGEKQSAKKEQLFREEDDFVRERNRRNRGFN from the coding sequence TTGAGTTCCCTTCCCGAAACACTCGGCCAACTGAGAAAGTCTTCATTTTCCGAACCGCGTCTGGCGAGACGCCGCGTGAAAGACGAGCTGCGCGAAAACCTGCTCGACCGCCTGCGGCAAGGGGGAAACATCTTCCCTGGGATCGTGGGCTACGAAGACACGGTGACGCCGCAAGTCGTGAATGCGCTGCTCTCGCGGCATAACTTCATCCTGCTCGGACTGCGCGGACAGGCGAAGAGCCGCATACTGCGCGCGCTTACGTCGCTGCTCGACGCGGAGACGCCGTATCTCGCGGGCTGCGAGATCCATGACAATCCGTACGATCCGATCTGCCGGCGCTGCAAGGACATGATCAAATCGTTTGGCGACGATGCGCCAATCGCGTGGCTTTCCGCCGAGGAACGCTACGTGGAGAAGCTGGCGACGCCGGACGTGACGATCGCGGACCTCATTGGCGATATCGATCCGATCAAAGCGGCGAAGCAGGGATTTACGCTGGCGAGCGAATTGACGGTCCACTACGGTCTGTTGCCGCGCGCCAATCGCGGGATCTTTGCGATTAATGAGTTGCCGGATTTGGCGGGGAAAATCCAGGTGGGGTTGTTCAACATCATGCAGGAAGGCGATGTGCAGATTAAGGGCTACCCGATCCGGCTGCCGCTGGATGTGGCGCTCGTCTTTAGCGCGAACCCGGAGGACTACACCGCGCGCGGCAAGATCATTACGCCGCTGAAGGACCGCATCGGGTCGGAGATTCGCACGCACTATCCGTCGACGGTGGAAGAAGGGATTTCGATCACGCAGCAGGAGGCGTGGACGCGGCGGGATGGTACGCGCATCCATATCCCGAGCTACATTCACGAGATCGTGGAACAAATTGCGTTCGTGGCGCGCGATGATAAGCGGGTGGATAAGCGCTCGGGCGTGAGCCAGCGGCTGCCGATCTCGACCGTGGAGAATGTTCTTTCGAACGCCGAGCGGCGAGCGCTGCGGAGTGGTGAGCATACGGTGGTGCCGCGGGTGGCGGATATCTACGCGGCGCTGCCGGCAATTACCGGCAAGCTGGAACTGGAATACGAAGGCGAGATCAAAGGCGCGGATGCGATTGCGCGAGAGGTCATCCGCACGGCGATTGCGAAGACTTACGATCGATACTTCCAGGGAAACAACAACCATCTGAAGCAGGTGGTGCAGTACTTCGACCTCGGCGGCGAAGTGCAGATGCTCGACACGGCCCCGGCAGAAGAAGTGCTGGAGAGCATGAAGAACATCCAGGGACTGATGGAGAAGATTGAGAACGTGGGCGCAAAGACGAGCGATGCGCCAGAGCTGCAGGCGTCGGCAGCGGAGTTCATTCTAGAAGGCCTGCACGCGCATAAGCGCATCGGCCGCACGGAGGAACGTAAGTTCACTGCTGGAGAGAAGCAGAGTGCGAAGAAAGAGCAGCTCTTCCGCGAGGAAGACGATTTCGTTCGCGAGCGCAACCGGAGAAACCGCGGGTTCAACTAG